ATTCTTGCGATCGCCAACTTGGTTGATTATCCCCCAAAATTGCCAAGCTCACAACTTCTTGGTTATAACGGTCAAAAATTCTGTAATGGTACGAAAACATCCGTTTAGCAAAGTTGGGATCAACTTGACTTTGAATTTCCAAATGTACCAACAGCCAGGTTTCCTTTCCATCATTTAGCCAAATTTTAATCAGCTTATCGACGACTTGCTTACCAACCTCAGATTCTCTCATCAATTGCTGAAGTTCTTTGTCAAGAAACTCATAGCCTCGCGTCCAGTCAATTTCTGCTTGAATTTCTGGAAAAAAGAATGCTAGAAACGCTTCAAAATATTGTTCTACACCTTCCTTCCAAGCACCATCATAGTCGGCTCGTACTTCACTCACAGTTATTTCTAGTCAAAATAGCAAAAATATCATAACTCACATCTTGCACCTAACCCATTGGAAAAAGCCTCTTCCAACACCCGTGTATGATGTAGCTATTGATGGAAAAACACCGCAGCAATGACTACCTACAACATCGAATTCAAAGACGGGATATTACGAGTGAGATTTGGCGAACCTGCTCAGAACGATCAAATTGTCAAGGATGCAGCCGCGCGACTTGAGGAAATGACAACATCGGGAGAACTCACAGGAGGACAACTGCTAAAGATTAACGGACCGATTTCTATACCTGTAGCCTTTGTTTTAGCTCACAAACTTAGTCATATTTACGGTGCTATTGGTTTATTTGACCCTAAAATAGGCAAATATGTAATTTCTATCACACATAATCCTGCCTATAAACTCGGTGATTTAATTGATTGATAGCTTTTAGATAGCGCTAAAAAAAACCGAATATATACGTAAATTGCCATAATTTTGGCAAAATTTCAACATACTTATCATTGCAAAACTTGATAGTCAGTTCCATACTCAAGGAGATATAATTAATACTGTTTTGCCGTTGCTAACTGGTGGTATTCATTACTTCGCACGGTTGTAGGTGGGTTTGCAGAGAAACGATTAACACAAGGGGCGCTGACGATTCCAGTTCATATAGATTTTGCAGTTTCAGTAATGGAAATATTTTATGGTGATAAGTTCTGAAAAGGTTGCATTACAGGTTATTCAACAGGCGATTTCAGCTTTGGCTAAATGGGCTAATTTTGCTCATCCTTCTCTAGATAATCTAGATAAAAATGAGTTTCCAGAAGTTACTAGAGCAAAGGAAATATTAGATTGGAAACCAGAGACAAAAGTTGAAATATTAAGCTTAGTATTTGACAGCGTAAACTTATCTGATAAACCTCAGAAAGAAACAACAAAACATTATCATCCACTCAAAGCAATTGATAATGATGATAAAGAATATCCTGATATTCCTTATCCCTTAAATTCCGCACCTACTTCAGAACAACAGCAAGCCTTTAAAACAGAGATTAATGACGCACTTTCAAAATATCTCAAAGATAACTGGGAAAACCTATCTTTATTGATGCTGATATTAGAAAAATTTGGCTCATGTCTGAGTTTTGGTGAAGCGGATGTAGCCTTTCCCAATACTCAAGCACTTTTAGATAACTTCAGAAGTTTACGCGAGTATATACAGCGACTATTACCAGGGAATGAATCATGAGTGTTTGGAAATTAGTAGAACTGAATTTTGAGCGCAATTTAGCTCACTTTGGGGAAGTGGGAATTGGAATGGAAACAACAGGCGATCGCATCCGTTCCGATAGTTTATTTAGCGCCTGGGTAAGTAACTATGCAAGGTTGTTTCAAAAAGAAGGAGTAGAGGAATTATTACAGCTATTTCCCACCGACAAACAACCCCAACTCATACCTCCCTTTCGCATCAGTTCTACATTTATCTATCGACAAGTGGGGGTAAATATAATTTACTATCTTCCCCGTCCCCTAAAATTTCCCATCAACTACCCAGATGAGGATTTAGCATTTTTCAAAGCCTACAAAAAACTCAACTATTTACCCTTAGAAATTTGGGAAAGATGGTATCAGGGAACAGGATTCACCACAGATGATGCTGAGGAATTAGAAAAACATATCTCGGATAAAACCCAAGGAAAACTACTAGCAACAGCAGAAACCTTTAACCACAGCAAAGCTTGCAAAATTCAACAACTCCCCAAAATAGCCATAGATAGGAATACCAGAGCGACAAACATTTATCATACAGGCTTTGTGCAATTTGCTTGGGAGAAAGACAAAAACCCCGCAGGTTTATACTTTCTCCTAGAACTTTCTCCAGAAGGTGAAAAATTAGCCGATAAACTCCAAGCTGCATTACATCTTTTAGGAGAAGAAGGAATTGGCGGAGAACGTTCTAGTGGCGCAGGAAGATTTAAAGTTAGCTGGTTAGAATTACCAAAAAATTGGCAAAAAGTAGTGAATTTTAAAGGGGGAAATCACCATACCTTGATGAGTTTATTTTGGGATGATGACATATCATCAGACTTACTCAAAAATTCCAGTTACGAAATTCTAGAAAGGGGTGGTTGGATAGCAGAAAGTCA
The window above is part of the Nodularia spumigena CCY9414 genome. Proteins encoded here:
- a CDS encoding CRISPR-associated protein Csx3 codes for the protein MTTYNIEFKDGILRVRFGEPAQNDQIVKDAAARLEEMTTSGELTGGQLLKINGPISIPVAFVLAHKLSHIYGAIGLFDPKIGKYVISITHNPAYKLGDLID
- the csm4 gene encoding type III-A CRISPR-associated RAMP protein Csm4 → MSVWKLVELNFERNLAHFGEVGIGMETTGDRIRSDSLFSAWVSNYARLFQKEGVEELLQLFPTDKQPQLIPPFRISSTFIYRQVGVNIIYYLPRPLKFPINYPDEDLAFFKAYKKLNYLPLEIWERWYQGTGFTTDDAEELEKHISDKTQGKLLATAETFNHSKACKIQQLPKIAIDRNTRATNIYHTGFVQFAWEKDKNPAGLYFLLELSPEGEKLADKLQAALHLLGEEGIGGERSSGAGRFKVSWLELPKNWQKVVNFKGGNHHTLMSLFWDDDISSDLLKNSSYEILERGGWIAESQLRRQMVRMFSEGSVFSTLPQGKLVDVKPKEFTKHSIYRSGISLSLPIKVQEKENHGCCV